The region CAACATCATGGCACCGCTTATTCATGATGTTAACCACACGACCCAAGACGTTTCAATCGGCGACCTGACTTTAAATCCAACCTGGACCTATGGCTATGGAGTACTTGTTCCAGCCAATATGCCAGCGACCATCTCTGAAGGTTCCTTCCATGATTATATCCCTGAATCATGGCGTCTCATGAATCTGGACTATCGTAAACATGAAGCCATGGCCTTGGCTCGCAGCTATTTGGCATATTTTGGAGAGCCCGGCTTCACGGTCGGTGCCATCGCAGGTCTCATCAAGGATTCTGATAATATCGTCTCCTACTACTCAATGGAAAGTTTGCAAGATCAATGGCTGCCTGTCAACAATATCGACGTCTCCATTGAACCAGGTGGTCACCACTACTATGGTGGTGAAAACAATAATGGCTATTTCAAAGTGGACAGCCTGGATCCTGGCACCTATGAAGTGATTGTTTCTGCTGCAGGATATGCCACAGACACATCATCCGTTACGGTGACAGCAAATCAAACAACCATATCAAATTTTTTACTGGTAAACACAGCACCACCTATGGTTATTGAATCTCATCCAGAAGACGGAGATACAACCTGGGCCGTTTGGGGAAACCCGGTTTTTGAATTTACCAAAGCCATGGATAGAACCTCACTGGAGAATGCCTTTTCCATTGAGCCATCTGCTGCAGGATTTCTCTTCTTATCTCAGGATAGAAAACGCATGAGCTGGATTCTTGCTGATTCCCTTGAATTCCTCACAGAGTATACCATCACCATTGCTGGAACCGCCATGGATGTGGCAGGGTATCCTCTCGATGGAAATCAAGATGGAACCGGTGGAGATGCTTTTTCAGTATCCTTCAGGACGAGTTCAAGAGACTATTTTGCACCAGTTATTGAAGATACCTATCCCAGTTCAAATGCTGAGCTGGTTGATTTACGTCCCGTTTTCAATATTTCCTGGGATGAAGAAATTCGTTTCGATAATGATGCTGAAAGTCGAGTGGTACTTCAGCGGGTCTCTGATTCACAGATACAAGAAACCATTCTGGAGCATTATGTCATCAATGATAAGAGTCTGCTGGTATTATATGCCACAAATGACCTCCTTGACAATGAACAATACAGGGTAAGCGTTCTACCTGGTTTCAGTGATATGTTGGGCAATATTCAAAATTCAGAAACATCAATTGATTTCACGACCTCTACCTATGATTATGCCGTCACAAATATTGACAATTACGAGGGCGGGGTAGGCAATTGGTGGCCACCCAGTGGCAGTGGCAGCACCACTGGTATTGATGGTGATCTCACCACGGTTGCGGCAAGCACTGAAACAAGCGCTCTGAATATTGGCAGCAATACAGCCATGGAATTGAATTATACCTGGCTGGAAAGCGCTGGCGCCTGGCTTTTGCGTGAGTATCTGGGTGGAGGAGCCCCTCGTAATGTCCATTTTAACTCCAGCAAAATAATGCAGGCCTACATCTTTGGTGATGGCAATGGCAATCAGTTCAGGTTTTGTGTGGACGATAATATCACCGGTAGTGGTGCCCATGAAGTCAGCCCCTGGTTTACCATTGACTGGGTCGGCTGGAGACTGGTGAACTGGGATATGTCTGAAGATGGTACTGGAACCTGGATTGGTGATGGTACTCTGAACGGCACCCTTGAATTTGACAGCATTCAGCTTACCTATGTCCCGGGTCAACCCGTAA is a window of Candidatus Neomarinimicrobiota bacterium DNA encoding:
- a CDS encoding Ig-like domain-containing protein, producing the protein MMKKIFLLAMIASMVFAQDLTGVRICIDPGHSGHEGDDRFIEATGFWESESNLTKGLELRSILQGLGAEVAITRTGNNNTTDDLGLSERAAVANNFNADYFNSNHSNGWNGQANYAMVIYNGTTSSPTFPLARTMANIMAPLIHDVNHTTQDVSIGDLTLNPTWTYGYGVLVPANMPATISEGSFHDYIPESWRLMNLDYRKHEAMALARSYLAYFGEPGFTVGAIAGLIKDSDNIVSYYSMESLQDQWLPVNNIDVSIEPGGHHYYGGENNNGYFKVDSLDPGTYEVIVSAAGYATDTSSVTVTANQTTISNFLLVNTAPPMVIESHPEDGDTTWAVWGNPVFEFTKAMDRTSLENAFSIEPSAAGFLFLSQDRKRMSWILADSLEFLTEYTITIAGTAMDVAGYPLDGNQDGTGGDAFSVSFRTSSRDYFAPVIEDTYPSSNAELVDLRPVFNISWDEEIRFDNDAESRVVLQRVSDSQIQETILEHYVINDKSLLVLYATNDLLDNEQYRVSVLPGFSDMLGNIQNSETSIDFTTSTYDYAVTNIDNYEGGVGNWWPPSGSGSTTGIDGDLTTVAASTETSALNIGSNTAMELNYTWLESAGAWLLREYLGGGAPRNVHFNSSKIMQAYIFGDGNGNQFRFCVDDNITGSGAHEVSPWFTIDWVGWRLVNWDMSEDGTGTWIGDGTLNGTLEFDSIQLTYVPGQPVTGVYYIDDLRVVTRDYLALGDEAVEHPLAFALLPNYPNPFNPWTSIPFTLPENVDVSIQVYDLKGHEVANLLRGPLAAGYHVTRWNASSMSSGLYLVKMTANDISITRKITVLK